A stretch of the Acidobacteriota bacterium genome encodes the following:
- a CDS encoding DUF3617 family protein yields MTGRCCAPGCGSSAAPSRPPARRASLRTIQKKDCTNPTDDMKKQNDMLTKAGCKFSPVVRAGNTYTFSATCTMQGASGTSKSVLTVQGDGAFEIRVESDFGGKKTHEVLRAKRTGDCPR; encoded by the coding sequence ATGACTGGCCGGTGCTGCGCGCCGGGATGTGGGAGTTCAGCCGCACCATCGAGACCCCCGGCGCGTCGGGCAAGCCTCAGGACCATCCAGAAGAAGGACTGCACGAACCCCACGGACGACATGAAGAAACAGAACGACATGCTGACGAAGGCGGGCTGCAAGTTCTCCCCGGTCGTCCGCGCCGGGAATACCTACACGTTTTCCGCAACGTGCACGATGCAGGGTGCCTCCGGAACATCGAAGAGCGTGCTCACGGTCCAGGGCGACGGCGCATTCGAGATCCGGGTCGAGTCGGACTTCGGGGGCAAGAAGACGCACGAGGTGCTCCGGGCCAAGCGCACCGGCGACTGCCCGCGGTGA
- a CDS encoding DUF1003 domain-containing protein — protein sequence MPSTPESLEGVHLFEHLSAADRSGLAEAVDQRALAAGETLFSTGDPGESLFVVKSGQVELFLKDTAGQKIVLSVAGPGDIFGELALLDGGARSATAAALDAAELLELNRVHLLPLFQKSPGVALRLLGAMAHMTRQADDLLKARVSRNANVEAEAHLSGLQKIADVISDFSGRMPFLILNALWFGVWIAVNTLPLGLPAFDPYPFGLLTMIVSLEAIFLSCFVLISQNRQAEKDHVRADIEYDVNIKAELEVAHLHEKTDRLRAEMLERFMRIEKALAGGAPNGR from the coding sequence ATGCCGAGCACCCCGGAATCGCTGGAAGGCGTCCATCTCTTCGAGCACCTGAGCGCCGCCGACCGCTCGGGGCTGGCGGAGGCCGTCGACCAGCGCGCGCTCGCGGCCGGCGAGACGCTGTTCTCGACGGGCGACCCCGGCGAGTCGCTCTTCGTCGTGAAGTCCGGCCAGGTGGAGCTGTTCCTCAAGGACACTGCCGGCCAGAAGATCGTCCTCTCGGTCGCGGGGCCCGGCGACATCTTCGGCGAGCTCGCGCTCCTAGACGGCGGCGCGCGCTCGGCCACGGCCGCGGCCCTCGACGCGGCCGAGCTCCTCGAGCTGAACCGCGTGCACCTTCTTCCGCTCTTCCAGAAGAGCCCGGGCGTGGCGCTGCGACTGCTCGGCGCCATGGCGCACATGACGCGCCAGGCCGACGACCTCCTCAAGGCCCGCGTCTCGCGCAACGCGAACGTCGAGGCCGAGGCGCACCTCAGCGGCCTGCAGAAAATCGCCGACGTGATCAGCGACTTCAGCGGCCGGATGCCGTTCCTCATCCTGAACGCGCTCTGGTTCGGGGTCTGGATCGCCGTCAACACCCTGCCGCTCGGCCTGCCCGCGTTCGACCCCTACCCGTTCGGCCTCCTCACGATGATCGTCTCGCTCGAGGCGATCTTCCTGTCGTGCTTCGTCCTCATCAGCCAGAACCGGCAGGCCGAGAAGGACCACGTGCGCGCCGACATCGAGTACGACGTGAACATCAAGGCCGAGCTCGAGGTCGCCCACCTGCACGAGAAGACCGACCGCCTTCGCGCCGAGATGCTCGAGCGCTTCATGCGAATCGAGAAGGCGCTCGCGGGCGGCGCGCCGAACGGCCGCTAG
- a CDS encoding SDR family oxidoreductase — translation MKPTFDLEGRVALVTGASRGIGADIARTLAAANARVALHYGSSHEAARAVADSIAAAGHARPLLVSADAADADARRRAMAEVVKGLGAPGILVNNAGFYKPNPFEGTDDAAFLTRWRATMAVNLEASAHFSFLALPAMRERKWGRIVMIASRSAFRAETDHPDYAVSKAGMVNLARCLARNEGPRGVTANSVCPGWVRTEAVREALDGPQAAEVLSQIPLGRVASTDDVAHAVLYLVSPLGSYANGIAIPLNGGSYLH, via the coding sequence GTGAAACCCACGTTCGACCTCGAAGGCCGCGTCGCCCTCGTGACCGGCGCTTCCCGCGGGATCGGCGCCGACATCGCCCGCACGCTCGCGGCCGCGAACGCGCGCGTCGCCCTGCACTACGGGTCCTCGCACGAGGCCGCGCGCGCCGTCGCGGATTCCATCGCGGCCGCCGGCCACGCCCGCCCGCTGCTCGTCTCCGCCGACGCCGCCGACGCGGACGCCCGGCGCCGCGCGATGGCCGAGGTCGTGAAGGGCCTCGGCGCGCCCGGGATCCTCGTGAACAACGCCGGCTTCTACAAGCCGAACCCCTTCGAGGGGACGGACGACGCCGCGTTCCTGACGCGCTGGCGGGCCACGATGGCCGTGAACCTCGAGGCCTCGGCGCACTTCTCGTTCCTCGCGCTCCCGGCGATGCGCGAGCGGAAATGGGGGCGCATCGTCATGATCGCCTCGCGCTCGGCCTTCCGGGCCGAGACGGACCACCCGGACTACGCCGTCTCGAAGGCCGGCATGGTGAACCTCGCCCGCTGCCTCGCCCGCAACGAGGGGCCGCGGGGCGTCACGGCGAACTCCGTCTGCCCGGGCTGGGTCCGGACGGAGGCCGTCCGCGAGGCCCTCGACGGTCCGCAGGCGGCCGAGGTCCTCTCCCAGATTCCGCTCGGACGCGTCGCCTCGACGGACGACGTCGCGCACGCGGTCCTGTACCTCGTGTCGCCGCTGGGCTCGTACGCGAACGGAATCGCGATCCCCCTTAACGGCGGCTCGTACCTCCACTGA
- a CDS encoding GNAT family N-acetyltransferase: protein MINPGPVTLEGIGVRLEPLGAGHEAGLAAAAADGKLWELWFTSVPEPGQTAKYVADALAGQQAGQMLPWAVRETGSGAIVGTTRYHDIVAAIDRVEIGYTWYAARWQKSHVNTACKLLLLAHAFEALGCAVVGLRTDNFNFASQRAIEALGAKKDGVLRHHQARRDGTVRDSVMYSILVAEWPDVKRHLAGRLARHAPPDS from the coding sequence GTGATCAACCCCGGCCCGGTCACTCTCGAAGGAATCGGCGTCCGCCTGGAGCCGCTCGGGGCCGGACACGAGGCGGGCCTCGCCGCCGCAGCAGCGGACGGGAAGCTCTGGGAGCTCTGGTTCACGTCGGTGCCGGAGCCGGGGCAGACCGCAAAGTACGTGGCCGACGCGCTCGCGGGGCAACAGGCCGGCCAGATGCTGCCGTGGGCGGTGCGCGAGACGGGCTCGGGCGCGATCGTCGGGACGACGCGCTACCACGACATCGTCGCCGCGATCGACCGCGTCGAGATCGGGTACACGTGGTACGCGGCGCGCTGGCAGAAGAGTCACGTGAACACCGCGTGCAAGCTGCTGCTCCTCGCGCACGCGTTCGAGGCGCTCGGCTGCGCGGTCGTGGGCCTCCGGACCGACAACTTCAACTTCGCGAGCCAGCGTGCGATCGAGGCTCTGGGCGCGAAGAAGGACGGGGTTCTCCGCCACCATCAGGCCCGCCGCGACGGCACCGTCCGCGACAGCGTGATGTACAGCATCCTCGTGGCGGAGTGGCCGGACGTGAAGCGGCACCTCGCGGGCCGGCTGGCCCGCCACGCGCCCCCGGACTCCTAG
- a CDS encoding DUF2238 domain-containing protein, translating to MLILAASGVRPYDRLTWFLEVLPVLVVLPLLFATRGRTPLTTLLYVLIFLHALILIAGGHWTYARVPLGFRLEELFSLHRNPYDKIGHFAQGFVPAIAAREILLRGGYVRGRKMLAFVVLSIVLAISASYELFEWGAALALGQGADEFLGTQGDPWDTQSDMFFALVGGTLALLTLSRVHDRQISALPRTPDAPPKQEAV from the coding sequence ATGCTGATCCTGGCGGCGTCCGGCGTGCGCCCGTACGACCGGCTGACGTGGTTCCTCGAAGTCCTGCCGGTTCTCGTCGTCCTGCCCTTGCTGTTTGCGACCCGCGGGCGCACCCCGCTGACGACCCTCCTCTATGTCCTGATCTTTCTGCACGCCCTGATTCTCATAGCCGGCGGCCACTGGACGTACGCGCGCGTTCCGCTGGGGTTCCGCCTCGAGGAGCTGTTCTCGCTGCACCGAAATCCCTACGACAAGATCGGCCACTTCGCGCAGGGCTTCGTCCCGGCGATCGCGGCGCGGGAGATCCTGCTCCGCGGCGGCTACGTCCGCGGCCGGAAGATGCTCGCGTTCGTCGTTCTTTCGATCGTCCTTGCGATCAGCGCGAGCTACGAGCTTTTCGAGTGGGGCGCGGCGCTCGCGCTCGGGCAGGGCGCCGACGAGTTCCTCGGGACCCAGGGCGACCCGTGGGACACGCAGTCGGACATGTTCTTCGCCCTCGTGGGCGGCACGCTCGCGCTGCTGACGTTGTCGCGCGTCCACGATCGGCAGATCAGCGCCCTTCCCCGGACGCCCGACGCCCCGCCGAAACAGGAGGCCGTGTGA
- a CDS encoding NADH-quinone oxidoreductase subunit I, producing the protein MAAKVVTLKVPETTLAESIYLVEIAKGLARTFGHFWKNLTNMKGLPTIQYPEMLRKYSARFRGRHILKKREDDTLKCVACYMCETACPAECIHIEAGEHPVLAYEKYPTVFEIDLLRCVYCGYCVDACPKDAIWMTRDYELSFFDRKSAVLGIPELAEKPTDTAAGGPGYGYRPYEGASPMKKAGQFEPSGLPLLPALAERGLAINRMPPPPPPKPPAPAPVAKAG; encoded by the coding sequence ATGGCCGCCAAAGTCGTCACCCTCAAGGTGCCCGAGACCACGCTTGCCGAAAGCATCTACCTCGTCGAGATCGCGAAGGGGCTCGCCCGCACGTTCGGGCACTTCTGGAAGAACCTCACGAACATGAAGGGTCTGCCGACGATCCAGTACCCGGAGATGCTCCGGAAGTACTCGGCGCGCTTCCGCGGCCGGCACATCCTGAAGAAGCGCGAGGACGACACGCTCAAGTGCGTCGCGTGCTACATGTGCGAGACGGCCTGCCCGGCCGAGTGCATCCACATCGAGGCGGGCGAGCACCCGGTGCTCGCGTACGAGAAGTACCCGACCGTCTTCGAGATCGACCTCCTGCGCTGCGTCTACTGCGGCTACTGCGTGGACGCGTGCCCGAAGGACGCGATCTGGATGACGCGCGACTACGAGCTGTCGTTCTTCGACAGGAAGAGCGCCGTCCTCGGCATCCCCGAGCTGGCCGAGAAGCCGACCGACACGGCCGCTGGCGGCCCGGGCTACGGCTACCGGCCGTACGAGGGCGCGAGCCCGATGAAGAAGGCGGGGCAGTTCGAGCCCTCCGGCCTCCCGCTGCTTCCGGCGCTCGCCGAGCGCGGCCTGGCGATCAACCGCATGCCGCCGCCCCCGCCGCCGAAACCGCCCGCGCCTGCTCCCGTGGCAAAGGCGGGCTGA
- a CDS encoding NADH-quinone oxidoreductase subunit B — MKITGPSLPIAPGKIAPPIAPGVPSTGGADFLTTTLDFAVQWAQSNSLWPMPFGTACCAIEFMSVVSSHYDLSRFGAEVVRFSPRQSDLLIIAGTVVDKLAPVLKKIYDQMAEPKWVISMGVCACTGGFYRAYHVVQGVDEIVPVDVYVAGCPPTPENLIHGIMMLQAKIQSGELARHREAKTYVPIRVGEDPVTAIPAYSHAVMANLPGRHALPGMPASAEAEATPAGGREVDAGIAAARGRENP, encoded by the coding sequence ATGAAGATCACTGGACCCAGTCTCCCGATCGCGCCGGGGAAGATCGCGCCCCCGATCGCGCCGGGCGTCCCCTCCACGGGCGGCGCCGACTTCCTCACTACGACGCTCGACTTCGCCGTGCAATGGGCCCAGTCGAACTCGCTCTGGCCGATGCCGTTCGGCACCGCGTGCTGCGCGATCGAGTTCATGTCGGTCGTCTCGTCGCACTACGACCTCTCGCGTTTCGGAGCGGAAGTCGTCCGGTTCTCCCCGAGGCAGTCGGACCTCCTGATCATCGCGGGCACCGTCGTCGACAAGCTCGCGCCGGTCCTCAAGAAGATCTACGACCAGATGGCCGAGCCGAAGTGGGTCATCTCGATGGGCGTCTGCGCGTGCACGGGCGGCTTCTACCGCGCGTACCACGTCGTGCAGGGCGTCGACGAGATCGTGCCCGTGGACGTCTACGTCGCGGGCTGCCCGCCCACGCCGGAGAACCTCATCCACGGGATCATGATGCTGCAGGCGAAGATCCAGTCCGGCGAGCTCGCGCGCCACCGCGAGGCCAAGACGTACGTCCCGATCCGCGTCGGCGAAGACCCCGTCACGGCGATCCCCGCGTACTCGCACGCGGTCATGGCGAACCTCCCGGGCCGGCACGCCCTGCCCGGGATGCCCGCGTCGGCCGAGGCCGAGGCCACGCCCGCGGGCGGCCGCGAGGTGGACGCCGGGATCGCCGCGGCGCGCGGAAGGGAGAACCCGTGA
- a CDS encoding NADH-quinone oxidoreductase subunit D, whose protein sequence is MGIDFAGHPNQRRLLTHGGFVGHALRKDYDARQRWLCTEEDLLQTELAAQTDRPEDMFETMTLNFGPSQPATHGTLRIVMRLDGETIVGAESECGYLHRCFEKMSEAHTYSQVFPYTDRLNYCSPMLNNNGYARAIESMLGVTPPPRALAVRTILGEFSRVMDHLVCLAANLVDIGGLTNFWYAFQPREEIYALLEACSGARLTVSYGRVGGLANDVPENFVPWSREIIKGTRARIADVETLVTRNKIVWKRFRDTGVVTKEQALAWGWTGPCLRASGVPFDLRKDQPYEWYGEVDFDVPIMTEGDNYARYLVRIEEMKQSLRIIEQILDKLPGGPVRSDDYRVILPPKEMVYNEMEALIYHFKLVFEGVKVPPGEIYSATEGANGELGFSVVSDGSGFPYRLKVRPPCFPLFASFEKIIKGHPVADAVATLGLLNIIAGELDR, encoded by the coding sequence ATGGGGATCGACTTCGCGGGCCACCCGAACCAGAGGCGGCTCCTCACGCACGGCGGCTTCGTGGGCCACGCGCTGCGCAAGGACTACGACGCCAGGCAGCGCTGGCTCTGCACCGAGGAGGATCTCCTCCAGACGGAGCTCGCGGCGCAGACGGACCGCCCCGAGGACATGTTCGAGACGATGACTCTGAACTTCGGCCCGTCGCAGCCCGCGACGCACGGGACGCTGCGCATCGTCATGAGGCTGGACGGCGAGACGATCGTCGGCGCCGAGAGCGAGTGCGGGTACCTGCACCGCTGCTTCGAGAAGATGTCCGAGGCGCACACCTACTCGCAGGTGTTCCCGTACACGGACCGCCTGAACTACTGCTCGCCGATGCTGAACAACAACGGCTACGCGCGGGCCATCGAGTCCATGCTCGGCGTCACGCCGCCGCCGCGCGCGCTCGCGGTGCGCACGATCCTCGGCGAGTTCAGCCGCGTGATGGACCACCTCGTGTGCCTCGCCGCGAACCTCGTCGACATCGGCGGCCTCACGAACTTCTGGTACGCGTTCCAGCCCCGCGAGGAGATCTACGCGCTTCTCGAGGCCTGCAGCGGCGCGCGCCTGACGGTCTCCTACGGCCGCGTCGGCGGACTCGCGAACGACGTTCCCGAGAACTTCGTCCCGTGGTCCCGCGAGATCATCAAGGGCACGCGCGCGCGCATCGCCGACGTCGAGACGCTCGTCACGCGGAACAAGATCGTCTGGAAACGCTTCCGCGACACCGGCGTCGTCACGAAGGAGCAGGCGCTCGCGTGGGGCTGGACGGGGCCGTGCCTGAGGGCGTCGGGCGTGCCGTTCGACCTGCGCAAGGACCAGCCGTACGAGTGGTACGGCGAGGTCGACTTCGACGTGCCGATCATGACGGAGGGCGACAACTACGCCCGCTACCTCGTGCGCATCGAGGAGATGAAGCAGTCGCTGCGCATCATCGAGCAGATCCTCGACAAGCTGCCCGGCGGGCCCGTTCGCTCGGACGACTACCGCGTGATCCTGCCGCCGAAGGAAATGGTCTACAACGAGATGGAAGCCCTCATCTACCACTTCAAGCTCGTCTTCGAAGGGGTGAAGGTGCCGCCGGGCGAGATCTACTCCGCGACCGAGGGCGCGAACGGCGAGCTCGGCTTCTCCGTCGTCTCCGACGGGAGCGGGTTCCCGTACCGCCTCAAGGTGCGGCCGCCGTGCTTCCCGCTCTTCGCCTCGTTCGAGAAGATCATCAAGGGGCACCCCGTCGCGGACGCCGTCGCGACGCTGGGCCTCCTCAACATCATCGCCGGGGAGCTGGACCGCTGA
- a CDS encoding VWA domain-containing protein, whose amino-acid sequence MRRVLSLALAFALALPAFSAQTTSGVSKSVEVSVTNLDVVVTDANGKPIADLTAADFEVKQDGVVQPLTNFSFIRNGPAAAPAQAAEPAPQAAPAPALPAYEPPQAARAHLVVFVDELHLTAVNKNRALKSLRKYLPTVVGPNVEVQFVTWDRALRIRGPFTSDMAILSSLMDSLEHETTIGEVTKREHDQIVREIDSAVMAGATAGPTLLSNAILNLRSWCDQQAALVDTTLEALHASFAAVSGVEGRKVLFLVTEKFTPAPGRDIWDYLLYGTTRAGTVTSIASSRRGGGNSDVNDLSWTAWDRGPAFRALTPRANAAGISIVTIDSAGLTTDEMLSAENAAAVGRMDEGISQIDMQMAMGLLADETGGKTITGRNDLAVALKDLEADWTAYYSLGYESPSAKPGVPRAVKVSVKRPGASVRSRKAVIERTPEEKVSDAVLTGVHIPRTSNPLRASLTIGTPKPSGKMWLVPLEFKIPFDKLTLVPQGGRAKGAVLFTAVSATPDGRISPVTTERAPIDVPENELAGLSGKAFTYSATLKVRPGPQIFSTGLTDEVSRLTSYVQPHVLIGDKPGKR is encoded by the coding sequence ATGAGACGTGTTCTCTCGCTCGCCCTCGCGTTCGCGCTTGCCCTTCCCGCCTTCTCGGCCCAGACGACGTCCGGGGTCTCGAAGTCGGTCGAAGTCTCCGTCACGAACCTCGACGTCGTGGTGACCGACGCGAACGGCAAGCCGATCGCGGACCTCACCGCCGCGGACTTCGAGGTGAAGCAGGACGGCGTCGTCCAGCCCCTCACGAACTTCTCCTTCATCCGCAACGGCCCGGCCGCCGCGCCGGCCCAGGCCGCGGAGCCCGCCCCCCAGGCCGCGCCGGCCCCCGCGCTGCCCGCGTACGAGCCCCCGCAGGCCGCCCGGGCCCACCTCGTCGTCTTCGTGGACGAGCTCCACCTGACGGCCGTCAACAAGAACCGCGCCCTCAAGAGCCTGCGCAAGTACCTGCCGACCGTCGTCGGCCCGAACGTCGAGGTCCAGTTCGTGACGTGGGACCGCGCGCTGCGCATCCGCGGCCCGTTCACGAGCGACATGGCGATCCTCTCCTCGCTCATGGACTCTCTCGAGCACGAGACGACGATCGGCGAGGTCACCAAGCGCGAGCACGACCAGATCGTCCGGGAGATCGACTCCGCGGTCATGGCGGGCGCGACCGCCGGCCCCACTCTCCTGAGCAACGCGATCCTGAACCTCCGCTCCTGGTGCGACCAGCAGGCCGCTCTCGTGGACACGACGCTCGAGGCCCTGCACGCCTCGTTCGCGGCCGTGTCCGGCGTCGAGGGACGCAAGGTCCTCTTTCTCGTGACCGAAAAGTTCACCCCGGCGCCGGGGCGCGACATCTGGGACTACCTCCTGTACGGGACCACACGCGCCGGCACGGTGACGTCCATCGCCTCCTCGCGCCGTGGCGGCGGAAACTCGGACGTGAACGACCTCTCGTGGACGGCCTGGGACCGGGGCCCCGCGTTCCGGGCCCTCACGCCCCGCGCGAACGCGGCCGGGATCTCGATCGTCACGATCGACAGCGCGGGCCTCACGACGGACGAAATGCTCTCCGCGGAGAACGCCGCGGCCGTCGGACGGATGGACGAGGGGATCAGCCAGATCGACATGCAGATGGCGATGGGCCTGCTCGCGGACGAGACCGGCGGCAAGACGATCACGGGCCGCAACGACCTCGCCGTCGCCCTGAAAGACCTCGAGGCCGACTGGACCGCGTACTACTCGCTCGGCTACGAGAGCCCGAGCGCGAAGCCCGGCGTGCCGCGCGCCGTCAAGGTGTCCGTGAAGCGCCCCGGAGCCAGCGTCCGCTCCCGGAAGGCCGTCATCGAGCGCACGCCCGAGGAGAAGGTCTCAGACGCGGTTCTCACCGGCGTCCACATTCCGCGCACGAGCAACCCGCTCCGCGCGTCGCTCACGATCGGGACCCCGAAACCGTCCGGGAAGATGTGGCTCGTCCCGCTCGAGTTCAAGATCCCGTTCGACAAGCTCACGCTCGTGCCGCAGGGCGGGCGCGCGAAGGGGGCCGTCCTCTTCACCGCCGTCTCGGCGACGCCCGACGGGCGCATCTCCCCCGTCACGACGGAGCGGGCCCCGATCGACGTGCCCGAGAACGAGCTCGCGGGCCTGTCGGGGAAGGCGTTCACGTACTCGGCGACGCTCAAGGTCCGGCCCGGCCCGCAGATCTTCTCGACGGGTCTCACGGACGAGGTCTCGCGCCTCACGAGCTACGTCCAGCCCCACGTCCTCATCGGCGACAAGCCCGGGAAGCGCTGA
- a CDS encoding ABC transporter ATP-binding protein: MSASPVVLSAEGLAKRYGDREVVTDASFELHRGEVFGFLGPNGAGKTTTIRMLVGLVRPTRGRVVIDGHDLATEFEAAMRKVGCIVETPDLYKFLTGRENLEHFARMIGNGAAGRIDELARLVHMGERLDGLVRTYSLGMRQRVGIAQALLSDPSVLILDEPTNGLDPAGIREMRELVRRLAGEHGLAVFVSSHLLSEVEKMVDRIAIVHRGRTLAKGTLSELTDGGKRGLEDLFLELTGGETV; this comes from the coding sequence GTGAGCGCCTCGCCCGTCGTCCTGTCCGCCGAGGGTCTCGCGAAGCGCTACGGCGACCGCGAGGTCGTGACGGACGCCTCCTTCGAGCTTCACCGGGGCGAGGTGTTCGGGTTCCTCGGCCCGAACGGGGCGGGGAAAACGACGACGATTCGGATGCTCGTCGGCCTGGTTCGTCCCACGCGCGGGCGCGTCGTCATCGACGGGCACGATCTCGCGACGGAGTTCGAGGCCGCGATGCGCAAGGTGGGCTGCATCGTCGAGACGCCCGACCTCTACAAGTTCCTGACCGGCCGCGAGAACCTCGAGCACTTCGCCCGGATGATCGGGAACGGCGCCGCGGGCCGGATCGACGAGCTTGCTCGCCTCGTCCACATGGGCGAGCGGCTCGACGGCCTCGTGAGGACGTACTCCCTCGGCATGCGCCAGCGCGTGGGGATCGCGCAGGCTCTTCTTTCGGATCCGTCGGTCCTCATCCTCGACGAGCCCACGAACGGCCTCGACCCGGCGGGCATCCGCGAGATGCGCGAGCTCGTGAGGCGTCTCGCGGGAGAGCACGGCCTCGCCGTCTTCGTCTCGAGCCACCTCCTCTCGGAGGTCGAGAAGATGGTCGACCGCATCGCGATCGTCCACCGCGGGCGCACGCTCGCGAAAGGCACGCTCTCCGAGCTGACGGACGGCGGCAAGCGCGGCCTCGAGGACCTCTTCCTCGAGCTGACGGGCGGGGAGACGGTGTGA
- a CDS encoding DUF2277 domain-containing protein gives MCRNIRTLFNFEPPATREEIRASSLQFVRKLSGFNKPSQANEAAFDRAVDQVEAAARRLIDSLVTNAGPRDRETEAVKARERNAARFGTRPGKPAR, from the coding sequence ATGTGCCGGAACATCAGGACGCTCTTCAACTTCGAGCCGCCGGCGACGCGCGAGGAGATCCGGGCCTCGTCGCTCCAGTTCGTGCGCAAGCTGAGCGGCTTCAACAAGCCGTCGCAGGCCAACGAGGCCGCGTTCGACCGCGCCGTGGATCAGGTCGAGGCGGCCGCGCGGCGCCTCATCGACTCGCTCGTGACGAACGCCGGGCCGAGAGACCGTGAGACGGAGGCTGTGAAGGCCAGAGAGAGGAACGCGGCGAGGTTCGGCACGCGGCCCGGCAAACCGGCCCGATGA